The following proteins are co-located in the Rippkaea orientalis PCC 8801 genome:
- a CDS encoding hybrid sensor histidine kinase/response regulator, which yields MIEDEELREIYELSSTEHLKSLEMGLLELEKTPNNEILINQLFRDAHSLKGDSRITGVIGVEMLSHTMEEILGRVKKQQMSLTAAMCDRLYQLVDAMTKLVHEAVTDEPSGVNYQEILDQFSQAITNPNISAVEIPPLEPEIKDNIFQVPLTFIEDADLREIYQLSSQEHLEKITTALEKLNQDPQQEKTLEELLLETERFSIDSRMVGREDLEIIIEKITEILQQVQQKQLSWTQVSERVEEGVKAIAHLVQEAITGEPSPINSLTALGQLSAEIPPIPTLEPETVIATPPKLGDSYHIDTLRVPTRHLDTLMTQTGELNVTSVGISHITTAIHQIAHLWEEWQLKKQQNSSNLEAEEKQIANILDQLKVSISDHSARLDFIATELDEKVRTLRLLPLSTVFLLFPRMVRDLAQELDKPVNLVLEGGDTNVDKQVIEEIKDPLMHLLRNAIDHGIESPAEREKANKPPVATLKVRGYKDGSNLVIEVSDDGRGLDPELIKQTALKRKLRTLKELEGMSDLQLYNLIFAPGFSTRTFITEISGRGVGLDVVRANVERLKGTIKVDSQRGLGTRFSLHLGTTLSTAIVMLLEVGGIVHALPQEYILTCLLVSPEEIFLLEGHQSLKLEEQVINLANLATLLQLVNHNSPSPRQKRHSQESQKIPCIVIEVGQQKLGLLVDNLLDLVEVVIKPPSKLLKGVPNISGATILANGEVCMILNPSQLIESFRKSSVARGVSQQSPDEVPRQMVILLVEDSIAVRTQEKRILEKAGYQVVTAVDGLDGLQKLQSQSFDAIISDVEMPHLNGFAFTLRVRENPEYRELPIVLVTSLASEQDKRKGAEVGANAYIVKDQFNQEVLLETLERLV from the coding sequence ATGATTGAAGACGAAGAACTCAGAGAAATCTATGAACTTTCTAGTACTGAACACCTAAAATCCCTAGAAATGGGATTATTAGAACTCGAAAAAACCCCTAATAATGAAATATTAATTAATCAATTATTTCGAGATGCCCATAGTTTAAAAGGAGATTCAAGAATTACAGGAGTCATTGGGGTAGAAATGCTCTCCCATACCATGGAAGAGATATTAGGCAGGGTCAAAAAACAGCAAATGAGCCTAACGGCTGCTATGTGCGATCGCCTCTATCAATTGGTTGATGCCATGACAAAACTGGTTCATGAAGCCGTTACTGATGAACCCAGTGGGGTGAATTATCAAGAGATTCTGGATCAGTTTTCACAAGCGATTACTAACCCGAATATTTCTGCCGTTGAAATACCACCCCTAGAACCTGAAATCAAAGACAACATTTTTCAAGTTCCTTTAACCTTTATTGAAGATGCAGATCTCAGAGAAATTTATCAACTTTCGAGTCAAGAACACCTCGAAAAAATTACCACAGCCTTAGAAAAACTCAACCAAGATCCCCAACAGGAGAAAACCCTAGAAGAACTGTTATTAGAAACTGAAAGATTTAGCATCGATTCTCGCATGGTTGGCCGAGAAGATCTAGAAATAATTATTGAGAAAATCACCGAAATTTTGCAACAAGTTCAACAAAAACAACTGTCTTGGACTCAAGTCAGTGAACGAGTGGAAGAAGGAGTCAAGGCGATCGCCCACCTTGTCCAAGAAGCCATCACCGGAGAACCGAGTCCCATTAATTCTTTAACAGCGTTAGGACAATTGAGCGCGGAAATTCCCCCAATTCCTACTTTAGAACCAGAAACGGTCATCGCTACACCGCCAAAACTGGGAGACTCCTATCATATTGATACCTTACGGGTTCCAACACGCCATTTAGACACATTAATGACCCAAACGGGAGAACTGAACGTTACCAGCGTCGGTATTAGCCATATTACTACAGCTATCCATCAAATAGCCCACCTTTGGGAAGAATGGCAGTTAAAAAAACAGCAAAACTCCTCTAATCTCGAAGCTGAGGAGAAACAGATTGCTAACATTCTTGACCAACTCAAAGTCAGTATTAGCGACCACAGTGCCCGACTTGATTTTATTGCCACAGAATTAGACGAAAAAGTTCGTACCCTACGATTATTACCCCTTTCTACCGTCTTTCTGCTCTTTCCCCGTATGGTGCGCGATCTAGCCCAGGAACTCGATAAACCCGTGAATTTAGTCCTTGAGGGGGGAGATACCAACGTCGATAAACAGGTGATCGAAGAAATCAAAGATCCCTTGATGCACTTGTTACGAAATGCGATCGATCATGGCATTGAGTCGCCAGCAGAACGGGAAAAAGCCAATAAACCCCCTGTCGCCACCCTAAAAGTTCGAGGCTATAAAGACGGCAGTAACCTAGTGATTGAAGTCTCCGACGATGGCAGAGGGTTAGACCCCGAATTAATTAAACAAACCGCCCTCAAGCGAAAATTACGAACTCTCAAAGAATTAGAGGGAATGAGTGATCTACAACTTTATAACCTGATTTTTGCCCCAGGATTTTCCACTCGTACCTTTATTACCGAAATTTCTGGCCGAGGGGTGGGCCTCGATGTCGTACGCGCCAATGTGGAACGCCTCAAGGGGACGATAAAAGTGGACTCTCAACGGGGTTTAGGGACTCGGTTTTCCCTCCATTTAGGAACCACCTTATCAACGGCGATCGTCATGTTATTGGAAGTCGGGGGTATTGTCCACGCCCTACCCCAAGAATATATCTTGACTTGCTTGTTGGTGTCCCCTGAAGAGATTTTTCTGCTCGAAGGACATCAAAGCCTTAAATTAGAAGAACAAGTGATTAATTTGGCTAATTTAGCCACACTCCTACAATTAGTCAATCATAACAGCCCTTCCCCTAGACAGAAACGCCATAGCCAAGAGAGTCAAAAAATACCCTGTATTGTCATTGAAGTGGGGCAACAAAAATTAGGATTATTAGTAGATAATTTGTTAGATCTGGTGGAAGTGGTGATTAAACCTCCCAGTAAACTGCTGAAAGGGGTTCCAAATATTTCAGGGGCGACGATTTTGGCCAATGGCGAAGTTTGTATGATTTTGAACCCATCACAGTTAATAGAGTCCTTTAGGAAGTCTTCGGTAGCGCGGGGAGTCAGTCAACAGTCTCCCGATGAAGTCCCCCGTCAAATGGTCATTCTGTTGGTGGAAGATTCTATTGCCGTTCGCACCCAAGAAAAGCGTATCCTAGAGAAAGCAGGTTATCAAGTAGTGACTGCCGTTGATGGGCTCGATGGGTTACAAAAATTACAAAGTCAATCCTTTGATGCCATCATCTCTGATGTTGAAATGCCCCATCTTAACGGGTTTGCCTTTACCCTTCGGGTCAGAGAAAATCCAGAGTATCGTGAACTGCCGATTGTTTTGGTCACGTCTTTAGCCTCTGAACAAGATAAACGAAAGGGAGCAGAAGTCGGGGCTAATGCTTACATTGTTAAGGATCAATTTAACCAAGAAGTACTCTTAGAAACCCTCGAAAGATTAGTGTAA
- the cheB gene encoding chemotaxis-specific protein-glutamate methyltransferase CheB: MIKVLLVEDSPVALTLLKRMLTSNDQTEVVGTARTGIEALELIPKVNPDVICTDIYMPQMDGLEFTSQVMAKYPRPILVISAGVQNKDTQEVFAILDAGAVDVFPKPAGGLGVDYEVTKKQLINKIKVLSGIKVFTKIRRTTASIMLTKSSISTPETRLSSVVSSSDPDKIRVVAIAASTGGPHAFQEIFSSLTPNFPVPILCVQHISEGFLQGFLNWLKTVCSLRVEIAEHQQVPQPGKIYFPPEHRHLQIDAQGRFNCTLSPPVDGHCPSATALFESVAQFYGKESVGILLTGMGRDGARGLLKIAQAGGLTIAQDESTSVVFGMPQEAIKLGATKTVLPIQEIAPLLINKLMINTKVIAKKPGN, from the coding sequence ATGATTAAAGTTCTTTTAGTTGAAGATTCTCCGGTTGCTTTAACTCTCCTAAAAAGGATGTTAACGTCTAACGACCAAACGGAAGTAGTCGGGACGGCTCGAACCGGAATTGAAGCCTTAGAATTGATTCCAAAAGTTAATCCTGATGTCATCTGTACTGATATCTATATGCCCCAGATGGATGGCTTAGAATTTACCTCGCAAGTGATGGCAAAATATCCACGACCTATTTTAGTGATTAGTGCGGGGGTTCAAAATAAAGATACTCAGGAAGTTTTTGCCATTCTTGATGCGGGTGCAGTCGATGTTTTTCCTAAACCAGCAGGGGGATTAGGGGTTGATTATGAGGTAACGAAAAAACAATTAATCAACAAAATTAAAGTGCTTTCTGGGATAAAAGTTTTCACGAAAATACGGCGAACAACTGCTTCAATAATGCTGACAAAATCGAGCATTTCTACCCCTGAAACTCGACTTTCTTCTGTCGTTTCGTCTAGTGATCCTGATAAGATTCGCGTGGTGGCTATTGCTGCTTCTACAGGGGGACCCCATGCGTTTCAAGAAATTTTTAGTTCTCTGACTCCCAATTTTCCTGTTCCTATTTTGTGTGTTCAGCATATTAGTGAAGGCTTTCTCCAAGGATTTTTAAATTGGCTAAAAACCGTTTGTTCTTTAAGGGTTGAAATTGCCGAACATCAACAAGTACCCCAACCTGGAAAGATTTATTTTCCTCCCGAACATCGTCACCTACAAATTGACGCTCAAGGCCGATTTAATTGTACTTTGTCTCCTCCAGTGGATGGTCACTGTCCTTCAGCAACAGCTTTGTTTGAATCTGTTGCTCAATTTTATGGCAAAGAAAGTGTGGGGATTTTGTTAACAGGGATGGGAAGAGATGGAGCTAGGGGACTGTTAAAAATTGCTCAGGCAGGAGGATTAACTATTGCTCAGGATGAGTCAACTTCTGTGGTGTTTGGAATGCCTCAAGAAGCCATTAAATTAGGAGCAACTAAGACCGTTTTACCTATTCAAGAGATTGCTCCTTTACTAATCAATAAACTAATGATAAATACCAAGGTTATTGCAAAAAAACCAGGGAATTAG
- a CDS encoding CheR family methyltransferase: protein MAKKLGFTSQLREAFLGLISQKTGLEIRKQNQDVLQENILARTQTLKLHTVEDYYHLLTSETVQSQKEWKQLITLLTNNESYFFRDLGQFKLLRNTILPELIERNQRTKILRICSAGCSTGPEPYSLAILLKELIPNWQQWNLFILGVDLSQDALEIAKTACYSSWSFRKVDYSIQDKYFNKIGEQYYLNDEIKKMLTFKQCNLVQDPFWESSYGLSNMDLIICRNVFIYFSQPTIAKILDKFYYCLQPLGYLMTGHAEITSNNDTIKKFQSKLFPESVIYQKVKNKVGSELSINSSSEVEKITQNKCQVEKLQNQLNNSLLNSANKDSKKIAIYTKQDGEKNKFSYKILTTTKENISQAIEEVNEIDLLEEVKQLIEQKNYSFSIKKLHKILEKYPNSFAANYLMAEIYANLGKYEEAIDYCHQATTIDSLAVTPHHLLVQIAEERGELEEAKRLLRKIIYLEPYSVAAYLNLANIYQQTNHQEKAQKTRKNALKVLQKLSPDTTIPELGNKTVQDCIIEITNLTN from the coding sequence ATGGCAAAAAAACTAGGTTTTACCAGTCAACTAAGAGAAGCATTTTTAGGATTAATTTCCCAAAAAACTGGTTTGGAAATTCGCAAGCAAAATCAAGATGTTTTACAAGAAAATATTTTAGCTAGAACTCAAACCCTGAAATTACACACTGTAGAAGACTACTATCATCTTTTGACTTCTGAAACAGTTCAAAGTCAGAAAGAATGGAAACAATTAATTACTTTACTAACCAATAATGAAAGCTATTTTTTCCGTGATCTGGGTCAATTTAAACTGCTCCGTAATACGATTTTACCTGAGCTGATTGAACGTAATCAAAGGACTAAAATACTACGAATCTGTAGTGCGGGATGTTCCACTGGACCTGAACCCTATTCGTTAGCAATTTTACTCAAAGAACTAATTCCTAATTGGCAACAATGGAACTTGTTTATTTTAGGGGTTGATCTTAGTCAAGATGCGTTAGAAATTGCCAAAACAGCTTGTTATAGTTCTTGGTCATTCAGGAAAGTTGATTATTCAATTCAAGACAAATATTTTAACAAGATTGGGGAGCAATATTATCTTAATGATGAGATAAAAAAAATGCTGACGTTCAAACAATGTAACTTAGTTCAAGATCCCTTTTGGGAAAGTTCTTACGGACTCTCTAATATGGATTTAATTATCTGTCGAAATGTTTTTATTTATTTTAGTCAACCTACCATTGCTAAAATTTTAGATAAATTCTATTACTGTTTACAACCTTTAGGCTATCTCATGACCGGTCATGCTGAAATTACCAGTAACAATGATACGATTAAAAAATTTCAGTCTAAACTATTTCCAGAATCGGTTATTTATCAAAAAGTTAAAAATAAAGTAGGTAGTGAATTATCAATTAATTCATCTTCTGAAGTTGAGAAAATCACTCAAAATAAATGCCAAGTAGAAAAGTTACAAAATCAGTTGAATAATAGCCTTTTAAACTCCGCAAATAAAGATTCAAAAAAAATCGCTATTTACACTAAACAAGATGGAGAAAAAAACAAGTTCAGTTATAAAATTTTGACCACAACAAAAGAGAATATATCTCAGGCAATTGAAGAAGTGAACGAAATTGACTTGCTTGAGGAAGTTAAACAATTAATTGAGCAAAAGAATTACAGTTTTTCCATTAAAAAACTTCACAAAATTTTAGAAAAATATCCTAACAGTTTTGCAGCAAATTATTTAATGGCTGAAATTTATGCTAACTTAGGTAAATACGAGGAAGCTATTGATTATTGTCATCAAGCAACCACGATTGATAGTTTAGCTGTGACTCCCCATCATTTATTAGTCCAAATTGCCGAAGAACGGGGAGAACTCGAAGAAGCAAAACGCTTATTAAGAAAAATTATTTATCTCGAACCCTACTCTGTTGCTGCCTATTTAAACTTAGCTAATATTTATCAACAAACAAATCATCAAGAAAAAGCCCAAAAAACCAGAAAAAATGCCCTCAAAGTTCTGCAAAAATTATCTCCAGATACAACTATTCCAGAACTAGGAAATAAAACCGTTCAAGACTGTATTATTGAGATTACAAACTTGACTAATTAA
- a CDS encoding chemotaxis protein CheW: MNEIPETSYTIFTFNNLLYAVETIFIEQMFYLPELTPIPESPPDIIGVVNVRGEIIPIMDLNRRFGYRSSEEYQLSDSIIILRWATLQVGIIVNTIKQVINILPDEITSQLSYDQPLIKNEEKNFIDGIVSRENDLILLLNLENILRYIDSQSLQINKENLTEEKYNLYLQDDLGKPENESPLKSSVFCPNATIYERDILLQRAINLTKVTRQKKVTETKPIAVIILNNERFGVDLTLVRELTQIGKITTIPCTPAYIIGNMNFRGEILTLIDIKGFLSLPLQSLIPKSIIMIIEIQGVRLGITIDDVYDVILLNPKKILSNSTKFPSINENYLEGVVYDHNKMMPILNLPVLFSQEKLLLEEAV, translated from the coding sequence ATGAATGAAATACCTGAAACATCCTATACTATTTTCACCTTCAATAATCTACTTTATGCAGTAGAAACAATTTTTATTGAACAAATGTTTTATTTGCCTGAATTAACCCCTATTCCTGAATCTCCTCCTGATATTATTGGGGTGGTTAATGTCCGAGGAGAAATTATCCCTATCATGGACTTAAATCGTCGTTTTGGCTATCGTTCTTCCGAGGAGTATCAATTAAGCGATAGTATTATTATTTTAAGGTGGGCAACCTTACAAGTCGGAATTATTGTTAATACAATCAAGCAAGTTATTAATATTTTACCCGATGAAATTACCTCACAACTATCTTACGATCAACCCCTCATTAAAAACGAGGAAAAAAACTTCATTGATGGGATAGTAAGCAGAGAAAATGATCTGATTTTACTACTCAATTTAGAAAATATACTAAGGTATATTGATTCTCAGTCACTACAGATTAATAAAGAGAATTTAACCGAAGAAAAATATAATTTATATTTGCAAGATGACCTAGGAAAACCAGAAAATGAATCTCCTCTAAAATCCTCCGTTTTTTGTCCTAATGCAACCATTTATGAACGAGATATTTTGCTACAAAGAGCAATTAATCTCACAAAAGTTACAAGACAGAAAAAAGTCACAGAAACTAAACCAATTGCCGTTATTATCTTAAATAATGAGCGATTTGGGGTTGATTTAACCCTAGTACGAGAGTTGACTCAGATTGGAAAAATTACCACCATTCCCTGTACTCCTGCTTATATTATAGGTAATATGAATTTTCGGGGAGAAATCCTTACCTTAATTGATATTAAAGGGTTTCTTAGTCTTCCGCTACAATCCCTTATTCCTAAGTCTATAATTATGATTATAGAAATTCAAGGAGTTAGACTTGGAATTACTATTGATGATGTCTATGATGTCATTTTATTAAACCCTAAAAAAATTCTCTCTAATTCAACTAAATTTCCTAGTATTAACGAAAATTATTTAGAGGGGGTAGTTTATGATCACAATAAAATGATGCCTATCTTAAATTTACCAGTTCTTTTTTCTCAGGAAAAACTCTTGTTAGAAGAGGCAGTTTAG
- a CDS encoding Rieske 2Fe-2S domain-containing protein, with protein sequence MVTQISQPEKISPDTQLFTEEATFQWTKQWYPIAVIEFLDPSRPHPVQLLGKELVLWRDRNNQWRCFEDRCPHRLVPLSEGRVEADGTLLCAYHAWRFDETGKCVSIPQSKDKDTENQHLNNPRSCAIAYPTQEQQGLLWVWPESGDQAEQESQSRKPRLIPELEEKSDKVVKLFWYVRDMPFGWDYFMENVCDPAHVPVSHHGMMGSRYKDAKYYNMIREREISTQNGFAFSLEPVAPTIEKAVHDFQPPCLMKISSSFKDGAKFILALYVSPTRPGWCRHIGCQILVKSNEGKTPKGLAFFALPMPTWLGHILASSFLHQDLVFLHYQEKIIARQGTQNWLSAVYTPNPQDKMVITLRKWLEKRAGGGIPWAEGTNPELPPPQRDKQQLFDVWSTHTQHCRVCQDALKNINRTRLFAYIGAGVCLLFAVILDARMVAMTLGSQSLKEVGSWLMIPPSGAFWGAIVGAIILALGGYYLKKLSRLFYVYEFGHSQND encoded by the coding sequence ATGGTAACTCAGATTAGTCAACCCGAAAAAATAAGTCCAGATACCCAACTCTTCACCGAAGAAGCAACCTTTCAATGGACAAAACAATGGTATCCCATCGCCGTTATCGAATTTCTTGATCCGTCCCGTCCTCACCCTGTACAATTATTAGGGAAAGAATTGGTTTTGTGGCGCGATCGCAACAATCAATGGCGTTGCTTTGAAGATCGCTGTCCCCATCGGTTAGTCCCCCTTTCAGAAGGTCGTGTCGAAGCAGACGGAACGCTACTGTGTGCTTACCATGCTTGGCGGTTTGACGAAACCGGAAAATGTGTTAGTATACCCCAATCCAAAGATAAAGACACAGAAAACCAGCATTTAAACAATCCTAGATCCTGTGCGATCGCCTATCCCACCCAAGAACAACAAGGGTTACTTTGGGTCTGGCCAGAGTCAGGAGATCAAGCAGAACAAGAAAGCCAAAGCAGAAAACCGCGTCTTATCCCCGAACTAGAAGAAAAATCCGATAAAGTCGTCAAACTGTTTTGGTATGTGCGAGATATGCCCTTTGGGTGGGATTATTTTATGGAAAACGTCTGCGACCCTGCCCATGTTCCCGTCTCTCACCATGGTATGATGGGAAGTCGCTACAAAGACGCAAAATACTATAATATGATTCGGGAACGGGAAATATCGACCCAAAATGGCTTTGCCTTTTCCCTCGAACCCGTTGCCCCCACCATCGAAAAAGCCGTCCACGACTTCCAACCCCCCTGTCTGATGAAAATTTCCTCCAGCTTCAAAGACGGGGCTAAATTTATCCTAGCCTTGTATGTCAGTCCCACTCGGCCAGGATGGTGTCGTCACATTGGCTGCCAAATACTCGTCAAAAGCAACGAAGGAAAAACCCCCAAAGGACTAGCCTTTTTTGCCCTTCCCATGCCAACCTGGCTAGGTCATATCTTAGCATCTTCCTTCTTACATCAAGATCTTGTCTTCCTCCACTACCAAGAGAAAATTATCGCACGACAAGGAACACAAAACTGGTTATCCGCCGTTTATACCCCCAACCCCCAAGATAAAATGGTCATTACCCTGCGTAAATGGCTAGAAAAACGGGCAGGAGGCGGCATTCCTTGGGCAGAAGGTACTAACCCAGAACTTCCCCCACCTCAACGGGATAAACAACAATTATTTGATGTCTGGTCAACCCATACCCAACATTGTCGCGTCTGTCAGGATGCCCTCAAAAATATTAACCGTACTCGCCTTTTTGCCTATATCGGGGCAGGAGTTTGCCTACTTTTTGCAGTGATTTTAGATGCTAGAATGGTAGCGATGACCCTAGGATCACAAAGTTTAAAAGAGGTGGGTTCCTGGCTAATGATCCCCCCTTCTGGGGCATTTTGGGGAGCGATCGTCGGGGCAATTATTTTAGCCCTAGGAGGATACTACCTGAAAAAACTAAGCCGACTCTTCTATGTCTATGAATTTGGACATAGCCAAAATGATTGA
- the fusA gene encoding elongation factor G, translating into MKKDLTRYRNIGIFAHVDAGKTTTTERILKLTGKIHKIGEVHEGAATTDFMEQEQERGITIQSAATSCFWKDHQLNIIDTPGHVDFTIEVYRSLKVLDGGIGVFCGSGGVEPQSETNWRYANDSKVARIIYVNKLDRTGADFFSVVKQVEDILAAKPLVMVLPIGIETEFRGVVDLLTRKAWIWDDSGDPMNYTVQEVPADMVDQVEEYREKLIETAVEQDDAIMEKYLEGEELEIDEIKQCIRKGTRDMSFFPTYCGSSFKNKGVQLVLDAVVDYLPNPTEVKPQPEVDLEGNETGTFAIVDPEKPLRALAFKIMDDKYGALTFTRLYSGTLSKGDTVLNTATGKTERISRLVEMHANSREEIESAQAGDIVAIVGMKNVQTGHTLCDPKFPATLEPMVFPDPVISMSVFPKKKGDNEKMGMALSKMVQEDPSFYVETDQESGETIIKGMGELHLDIKVDILKRTHGVEVEVGKPQVAYRESITKTVADSYTHKKQSGGSGQFGKIDYIVEPGEPGSGFVFESKVTGGNVPREYWPAVQKGFQSSIDKGVLAGFPCVDLKVTLTDGGFHPVDSSAIAFEIAAKAGYRQSIPKAGPQLLEPIMNVDVFTPEDYMGDVIGDLNRRRGMIKSQNSTPMGARIKADVPLSEMFGYIGDLRTMTSGRGQFSMEFSHYAPCPSNVAEEVIKEAKERQAAS; encoded by the coding sequence ATGAAGAAAGACCTTACTCGTTACCGCAATATCGGCATCTTCGCCCACGTCGATGCTGGAAAAACCACCACAACTGAACGAATCCTCAAATTAACTGGTAAGATTCATAAAATCGGCGAAGTCCATGAAGGCGCAGCCACCACAGACTTCATGGAACAGGAACAGGAACGGGGGATCACCATTCAGTCCGCCGCTACCTCTTGCTTCTGGAAAGACCACCAACTTAACATTATTGACACACCAGGGCACGTTGACTTCACCATCGAGGTATATCGTTCCCTCAAAGTACTTGACGGCGGTATCGGGGTTTTTTGCGGGTCAGGAGGGGTAGAACCTCAGTCCGAAACCAACTGGCGTTATGCCAATGACTCTAAGGTCGCTCGGATTATTTATGTTAACAAACTCGATCGCACCGGAGCCGATTTTTTCTCCGTTGTCAAGCAAGTTGAAGATATTTTGGCCGCCAAACCCCTCGTGATGGTTCTACCCATTGGCATCGAAACCGAATTTCGTGGTGTCGTTGACCTGCTGACCCGCAAAGCTTGGATCTGGGATGACTCTGGCGATCCGATGAACTACACAGTCCAAGAAGTTCCCGCCGATATGGTCGATCAAGTCGAAGAATATCGGGAAAAACTGATCGAAACCGCCGTCGAACAAGACGACGCGATCATGGAGAAGTATCTCGAAGGGGAAGAACTCGAAATTGACGAGATCAAGCAGTGTATCCGTAAAGGAACCCGTGATATGTCCTTTTTCCCCACCTACTGCGGATCTTCGTTCAAAAACAAAGGGGTACAATTAGTCCTCGATGCAGTGGTAGACTACTTACCCAACCCCACGGAAGTTAAACCCCAACCGGAAGTTGACCTCGAAGGGAATGAAACGGGAACCTTTGCGATCGTTGACCCAGAAAAACCCCTCCGCGCTCTGGCCTTCAAGATCATGGATGATAAGTATGGAGCCCTAACCTTCACTCGCTTGTATTCAGGGACGTTATCCAAGGGAGATACCGTTTTAAACACCGCCACGGGTAAAACCGAACGGATCAGCCGTTTAGTGGAAATGCACGCCAACTCCCGCGAAGAAATTGAGTCAGCGCAAGCAGGAGATATTGTGGCGATCGTCGGGATGAAGAACGTTCAAACTGGCCATACGCTGTGTGACCCCAAATTCCCCGCGACCCTAGAACCCATGGTCTTCCCTGATCCTGTGATCTCTATGTCGGTATTTCCCAAGAAGAAAGGGGATAACGAAAAGATGGGGATGGCTTTGAGTAAGATGGTGCAGGAAGATCCTTCTTTTTATGTGGAAACCGACCAAGAAAGCGGTGAAACCATTATTAAAGGAATGGGAGAACTTCACCTCGATATTAAGGTCGATATCCTCAAACGTACCCACGGCGTTGAAGTGGAAGTCGGTAAACCCCAGGTGGCCTACCGTGAGTCCATTACCAAGACGGTTGCCGACAGCTACACCCACAAGAAACAATCTGGCGGTTCGGGTCAATTTGGTAAGATCGACTATATCGTTGAACCTGGCGAACCGGGTAGCGGTTTCGTCTTCGAGTCTAAGGTGACAGGGGGTAACGTCCCCAGAGAATATTGGCCGGCTGTCCAGAAGGGGTTTCAAAGCAGCATCGATAAAGGCGTTTTGGCCGGTTTCCCTTGCGTTGACCTCAAAGTGACCCTAACCGATGGTGGCTTCCACCCGGTGGACTCCTCTGCGATCGCCTTTGAAATTGCCGCTAAGGCCGGTTATCGTCAGTCTATCCCCAAAGCCGGTCCTCAATTACTTGAACCCATCATGAACGTGGATGTATTCACCCCAGAAGATTACATGGGGGATGTTATTGGGGATCTCAACCGTCGTCGGGGAATGATTAAATCTCAAAATTCTACCCCAATGGGAGCTCGTATTAAGGCCGATGTCCCCTTAAGTGAGATGTTTGGCTATATTGGAGACTTACGGACGATGACTTCAGGTCGGGGTCAATTTTCCATGGAGTTTTCCCATTATGCACCTTGTCCGAGTAATGTCGCTGAAGAGGTCATTAAAGAAGCCAAAGAACGTCAAGCCGCTTCTTAA
- a CDS encoding polysaccharide deacetylase family protein, whose protein sequence is MNSRTLQTIRSLFIEITVIVASLAVMMNSLAVPNNLTPQDNAKTLIQNLSQKTVSDFSLDSSASLSPNLKTNGKYSALKRIDVTFKNRNYWIAQIPNKTVVLTFDDGPSPDYTPKILKKLAQYNIKATFFVVGHRVEHHCDLVRQIVDKGHELGNHTYSHRNLTQLSAKQQEQEIAKTQEAIRKCVGETHVPKWFRAPYGVQNQITFTILKKLNLSSVLWSVDTNDWRIQSTSQTIANDVIASHGKGIVLMHDGVFNSNATVSNRNATVNALDLFLQPMIDQKIQFVTLSKALSPEKTE, encoded by the coding sequence ATGAACAGTAGAACTCTCCAAACTATCCGTTCTTTATTCATTGAAATTACAGTTATTGTTGCAAGTTTAGCTGTAATGATGAATAGCTTGGCTGTACCGAACAATTTGACCCCTCAAGACAACGCTAAGACCTTGATACAAAACCTTTCTCAGAAAACAGTTAGTGATTTTTCCCTTGATTCTTCTGCATCCTTAAGTCCAAACTTAAAGACCAATGGCAAATACTCAGCTTTGAAGAGAATTGACGTTACCTTCAAGAACCGAAATTATTGGATTGCTCAAATTCCTAATAAAACGGTCGTTCTGACCTTTGATGATGGGCCGAGTCCTGATTATACGCCTAAAATTCTTAAAAAACTCGCTCAATATAACATCAAAGCAACGTTCTTTGTGGTAGGTCATCGTGTTGAACACCATTGCGATCTTGTTCGTCAGATAGTAGACAAGGGACACGAACTTGGTAATCACACTTATTCTCACCGCAATTTAACACAGCTTTCGGCTAAACAACAAGAACAAGAAATCGCTAAAACCCAGGAAGCTATTAGGAAATGTGTCGGTGAAACCCATGTCCCGAAATGGTTTAGAGCACCCTACGGAGTTCAAAATCAAATAACATTCACTATTTTGAAAAAGCTCAATCTGAGTAGTGTACTCTGGTCGGTGGATACCAATGACTGGCGCATACAATCAACCAGTCAAACGATCGCTAATGATGTTATCGCTTCTCATGGTAAGGGAATTGTTTTGATGCACGATGGTGTTTTTAATAGCAATGCAACAGTTTCTAATAGGAATGCAACAGTTAATGCGCTAGATTTATTTCTCCAGCCAATGATTGATCAGAAAATTCAATTTGTCACGCTATCGAAGGCCTTATCGCCAGAAAAAACAGAATAA